A window from Kovacikia minuta CCNUW1 encodes these proteins:
- a CDS encoding response regulator transcription factor, translated as MAMAPAKILVVDDDPAIRNLIHRFLTKQNYQMESAEDGKTAMTVFEQFNPDLVILDVNLPDANGYNLCKEMQERTGVFVLMLTSRTDEADKIKGFSQGADDYITKPFSLGELGVRVGAILKRQRIVTTAEQQCLTFDKLVIDPVRREVKLDENIVPLTALEFDLLHFLASHPGRVWRRAELIQEVWDYEYVGDQRVVDVHIGQIRKKIEVDTSQPALIQTVRGVGYKFESPGLTRPESGS; from the coding sequence ATGGCTATGGCTCCTGCCAAAATTCTCGTCGTTGATGATGACCCTGCAATTCGAAATCTAATTCATCGTTTCCTAACCAAACAAAATTATCAAATGGAGTCCGCCGAAGATGGCAAGACGGCAATGACGGTTTTTGAGCAGTTCAATCCAGATTTGGTAATTTTGGATGTCAACCTACCGGATGCAAATGGCTATAACTTATGTAAAGAAATGCAAGAACGCACGGGGGTGTTTGTTTTAATGCTAACCAGCCGCACGGATGAAGCGGATAAAATCAAAGGGTTTTCTCAGGGGGCAGATGATTATATCACCAAACCTTTCAGCTTGGGGGAGTTGGGAGTTCGGGTAGGAGCGATTCTAAAGCGGCAACGAATTGTAACGACGGCTGAGCAGCAATGTCTTACCTTTGACAAGTTGGTGATTGATCCGGTGCGGCGAGAAGTCAAGTTGGATGAAAATATCGTACCGTTAACAGCGTTGGAATTTGATTTGCTACATTTTCTGGCAAGTCATCCGGGTCGCGTATGGCGACGAGCGGAATTAATACAAGAAGTTTGGGATTATGAGTACGTGGGTGACCAGCGAGTAGTGGATGTGCATATTGGGCAGATCCGTAAGAAGATTGAAGTGGATACAAGCCAGCCAGCCCTGATTCAAACCGTCCGGGGAGTTGGCTATAAGTTTGAATCTCCTGGTTTAACAAGACCAGAGTCAGGCTCATAG
- a CDS encoding CPP1-like family protein has protein sequence MSSQNPYEQLGVTEASSFDEIQDARNRLFAEYEGDRKQQELVEAAYDAVLMDRLRLRQEGKIKVPDRIRFPEKTVKPPPSPSPAPTASNSTWLQRLVDTPSQKDILLPAGVMTALTAGVFLIPSPSEVAQQQLLQFLLVLGVGLSFYFLFRKERKLGRSVLLALAGLIVGLSLGYMVSYLLKAQLLGIGLPPEALAAAATFLVLWLVSSFLR, from the coding sequence ATGAGTAGTCAAAATCCATACGAACAGCTTGGGGTAACAGAGGCTTCTAGTTTCGATGAAATTCAGGATGCTCGGAATCGCCTATTTGCTGAGTACGAGGGCGATCGCAAGCAGCAAGAACTGGTTGAGGCTGCCTATGATGCCGTCTTGATGGACCGCCTGCGCCTGCGGCAGGAAGGCAAAATTAAGGTGCCCGATCGCATTCGATTTCCTGAAAAAACCGTCAAGCCGCCGCCCAGTCCTTCGCCTGCTCCTACTGCTAGCAACTCAACCTGGCTACAACGCCTGGTTGACACTCCTTCCCAGAAAGATATTTTACTTCCAGCGGGCGTAATGACCGCACTTACAGCTGGTGTCTTTCTTATTCCTTCACCTTCCGAAGTCGCTCAACAACAGCTCCTGCAATTTCTGTTGGTACTGGGGGTTGGCTTAAGTTTCTACTTTTTGTTTCGGAAGGAGCGCAAGCTGGGACGCTCAGTTTTACTGGCTTTGGCTGGCTTAATTGTCGGCTTGTCCTTGGGGTATATGGTTAGTTACCTTCTCAAAGCCCAACTGCTTGGCATTGGCTTACCACCGGAAGCCCTGGCAGCAGCAGCTACGTTCCTAGTTCTTTGGCTGGTGAGTAGTTTCCTCCGTTAA
- a CDS encoding SDR family oxidoreductase, whose protein sequence is MQDKVILIVGATGGIGSALVHKLLLTGARLALVAKDSDRLNQFVKQLPQVQPNQILAIPADITDPTQVEALMQKVVAHFGYIDVLVNAAGAGVMKQFNKLEPTDLDQMLDLNLKGSFYTSQAAANLMKDRKSGHICNVIGILGKHSMAMAAAYCASKFGAVGFSKCMAEELKRYGIKVTLFYFGGIDTPFWDDVSLKVDRTKMLRPETAADAILYTLSLEPQAVPLEVNIQPESHLFF, encoded by the coding sequence ATGCAAGATAAAGTTATCCTGATTGTCGGTGCGACCGGGGGAATTGGTTCCGCATTAGTCCATAAGCTCCTACTTACAGGGGCGCGGTTAGCCTTGGTGGCAAAGGATAGCGATCGTCTGAATCAGTTTGTCAAACAGCTACCCCAGGTCCAGCCCAATCAGATATTAGCGATTCCAGCCGACATCACTGATCCCACCCAGGTGGAAGCCTTGATGCAAAAAGTAGTAGCACATTTCGGATACATTGATGTCTTGGTTAATGCAGCTGGTGCTGGAGTGATGAAACAGTTCAATAAATTGGAACCTACGGATCTAGACCAGATGCTAGACCTGAACCTGAAGGGCAGCTTTTACACCAGCCAAGCGGCTGCAAACCTGATGAAAGATCGTAAATCAGGACACATTTGCAATGTAATTGGGATTTTGGGCAAACATTCGATGGCAATGGCAGCCGCTTACTGTGCTTCAAAGTTTGGTGCGGTGGGGTTCAGCAAATGCATGGCAGAAGAACTCAAACGCTACGGCATTAAAGTCACCTTATTTTACTTTGGAGGGATAGATACTCCCTTTTGGGACGATGTTTCCCTAAAAGTCGATCGAACTAAGATGCTCCGTCCCGAAACGGCTGCTGATGCTATTTTGTATACGCTCTCCCTGGAACCTCAGGCAGTTCCGCTAGAAGTCAATATTCAACCAGAAAGCCACCTATTTTTTTAA
- a CDS encoding helix-turn-helix domain-containing protein, with translation MQMKEFDTIQREKLKSIADYLRQERQEKAISLEEIAVKTFIPLRLLQALDTGHVDRLPEPVFVQGFIRRYADALGLDGWALAKSFPTESTPTEPEPVELTTPAPPSPTRSEASPIRPEERLESAKPAPPVPSPQRVSVPGQSFEPTPAKLFPLPGVLAVTTAVLLVGTVAIGLLNRPQPNTVGSTGSTSQEGANLPPSSAPSPSPLASSQAKLPSPEPNRVASPSPDGTAAPSQTQAPTLPGLDTPVQVAVNLKDGDSWIEVVADGKTEFQGTLKQGEQKTWTAQKKLVLIAGNAGAVYVSHNQGQEEKMGALGEVKDRTFPSEGTTTPAEKIPTQSN, from the coding sequence ATGCAAATGAAAGAATTTGACACAATCCAGAGAGAAAAACTGAAAAGCATTGCCGACTACCTGCGTCAGGAGCGCCAGGAAAAAGCAATTTCCCTGGAGGAAATTGCAGTTAAAACCTTTATTCCACTACGTTTGCTTCAAGCTTTAGACACAGGGCATGTCGATCGTCTCCCTGAGCCTGTGTTTGTGCAAGGATTTATTCGACGGTATGCCGATGCCTTGGGATTAGATGGGTGGGCTTTAGCGAAATCATTTCCAACGGAATCTACTCCCACGGAACCGGAACCCGTTGAGCTAACCACTCCTGCTCCCCCCTCCCCAACTCGATCCGAAGCTTCGCCAATTCGCCCTGAAGAACGATTGGAGAGTGCTAAACCTGCACCACCTGTCCCATCTCCGCAGCGAGTTTCTGTTCCAGGGCAATCCTTTGAGCCGACTCCGGCTAAACTATTTCCACTGCCTGGAGTTTTGGCGGTAACGACTGCGGTATTGCTTGTGGGCACGGTGGCGATCGGCCTGCTAAACCGTCCCCAGCCCAATACTGTTGGTTCAACTGGCTCAACTTCCCAGGAAGGGGCAAATTTACCCCCTTCCTCTGCACCTTCTCCCTCACCACTTGCTTCATCTCAGGCTAAACTGCCCTCCCCTGAGCCAAATCGTGTTGCTTCCCCTTCACCAGATGGGACCGCTGCACCCAGCCAAACTCAAGCACCAACTCTCCCCGGTTTAGATACACCCGTGCAAGTTGCAGTAAACCTCAAAGATGGTGATTCCTGGATAGAGGTAGTTGCGGATGGCAAAACCGAGTTTCAGGGAACCCTGAAACAAGGCGAACAGAAAACCTGGACTGCACAGAAAAAACTCGTTCTAATTGCGGGTAATGCCGGAGCTGTTTATGTCTCTCATAACCAGGGGCAGGAAGAAAAGATGGGTGCTTTAGGTGAAGTAAAAGACAGGACCTTTCCTTCGGAAGGGACTACAACTCCTGCGGAGAAAATACCCACTCAAAGCAACTAA
- a CDS encoding HU family DNA-binding protein codes for MNKGELVDQIASKANVTKKDADLVLTAMLEVILESVAKGDKVTLVGFGTFEARDRQAREGRNPSTGKPIKIPATRVPAFSAGKLFREKVLSSKTK; via the coding sequence ATGAACAAAGGCGAATTAGTTGATCAGATTGCTTCTAAAGCTAACGTTACCAAGAAAGATGCGGATCTTGTCCTAACAGCAATGCTAGAGGTGATTCTAGAATCTGTTGCGAAGGGAGATAAAGTGACCCTGGTTGGTTTTGGTACCTTTGAAGCAAGAGATCGGCAAGCACGGGAAGGTCGCAACCCTTCAACCGGAAAGCCCATTAAAATTCCAGCAACTCGCGTCCCTGCTTTTAGTGCGGGGAAATTGTTTAGAGAAAAGGTTTTGAGTAGCAAGACGAAGTAG
- a CDS encoding vWA domain-containing protein: MSAPLLENRDYTVIIAKTAPSVMMTPPGFHDRWTAAHYAIVTLAQQCESFDPDGITIYVSSKDHPSGSFNQYKQVKPEQLTEIFDQNYPPDTLNLFDGLRTALDDYFARKAIGKVKPNGEIIVVLIDGEPSDRMAIVKLIVDATLKMDQDSELGIGFVQIGDDIIARGFLNALDEDLRSKAGAKFDIVHTRVLDEIETCCLTDFLLDIIPD, translated from the coding sequence ATGTCTGCCCCATTGTTGGAAAACCGAGATTACACAGTCATTATTGCTAAAACTGCTCCCAGCGTAATGATGACCCCGCCAGGATTTCACGATCGCTGGACCGCAGCCCACTACGCCATTGTTACTCTGGCTCAGCAGTGTGAATCTTTTGACCCGGATGGAATCACGATTTATGTCTCCTCAAAAGATCACCCCTCTGGCTCCTTCAATCAATACAAACAGGTAAAACCAGAGCAGTTAACGGAAATCTTTGACCAGAACTATCCACCTGACACGCTCAATCTGTTCGACGGCTTGCGAACGGCTTTGGATGATTACTTTGCCCGCAAAGCAATTGGAAAAGTCAAACCAAACGGAGAAATCATTGTTGTTCTGATTGATGGAGAGCCTAGCGATCGGATGGCGATCGTCAAACTCATTGTGGACGCCACCCTGAAGATGGATCAGGATTCAGAACTTGGAATTGGCTTTGTTCAAATTGGAGATGACATCATTGCGCGAGGATTTCTCAATGCCCTGGATGAAGACCTGCGCTCAAAAGCAGGCGCTAAGTTTGATATTGTCCACACCCGTGTCTTAGATGAGATTGAAACGTGCTGCCTGACAGACTTCCTGCTGGATATTATTCCAGATTAA
- a CDS encoding NAD(P)H-quinone oxidoreductase subunit 5 encodes MEAIYQYAWLIPVLPLAGAMIVGLGLISFNKIANRLRKPSSIFIVSLTGAAMVLSFAILWSQFHGHPTYTHVIEWASAGDFHLNMGYTVDHLTALMLVVVTTVAFLVMIYTDGYMAHDPGYVRFYAYLGLFSSSMLGLVVSPNLVQVYVFWELVGMCSYLLVGFWYDRKAAADAAQKAFVTNRVGDFGLLLGILGLYWATQSFEFDVIAQRLEALVQSGALSGVLAALFAILVFLGPVAKSAQVPLHVWLPDAMEGPTPISALIHAATMVAAGVFLIARVFPLFEAIPVAMNVIAWTGTATAFIGATTAITQNDIKKGLAYSTMSQLGYMVMAMGVGAYTAGLFHLMTHAYFKAMLFLGSGSVIHGMEGVVGHDPAYAQDMRMMGGLRKFMPITAFTFLVGTLAICGIPPFAGFWSKDEILGSTYAVNPAMWLIGWLTAGITAFYMFRMYFSTFEGEFRAKQPDVRNKIKVEQLQAQGLSMGPGAMNSQELTIDAHHGQGAAEHGEHDHHHSEFPHESPLTMTLPLLILAVPSTLIGLVGTPFANYFEAFIHPPGEVMELAAEAESFNLPEFLIMGGSSVGIALIGITLAVLMYLRHKIDPAAIAAKIPVLYQLSKNKWYFDDIYYNVFVLGSRRLARQVLEVDYKVVDGVVNLTGLVTLLTGEFLKYFENGRAQFYALIVFAAVLGLVIFSGIT; translated from the coding sequence ATGGAAGCAATCTATCAGTATGCCTGGCTGATCCCAGTCCTGCCTTTAGCAGGGGCAATGATTGTTGGCTTAGGTCTAATTTCATTCAACAAAATCGCCAACCGTCTTCGGAAGCCCAGCTCAATTTTCATCGTTTCCCTGACTGGAGCGGCGATGGTACTCTCCTTCGCGATTCTGTGGAGCCAGTTTCATGGACATCCAACCTACACTCATGTCATTGAATGGGCATCGGCAGGAGATTTCCATCTCAACATGGGCTACACCGTTGACCACTTGACAGCACTCATGCTGGTAGTTGTAACCACAGTCGCCTTTTTGGTGATGATCTATACCGATGGTTACATGGCCCATGATCCCGGTTATGTTCGCTTTTACGCTTACCTGGGTCTGTTTAGTTCCTCAATGCTCGGTTTGGTGGTCAGCCCTAACCTGGTTCAGGTTTACGTCTTTTGGGAATTGGTCGGGATGTGTTCCTACCTCTTGGTGGGTTTCTGGTATGACCGCAAAGCGGCTGCCGATGCTGCCCAAAAAGCTTTTGTAACGAATCGGGTAGGAGACTTTGGCTTACTCCTGGGCATCCTTGGGCTTTATTGGGCAACCCAGAGTTTTGAGTTTGATGTGATTGCTCAACGGCTTGAGGCGCTAGTTCAGTCAGGAGCGCTGAGCGGTGTACTGGCTGCGTTGTTTGCCATTCTAGTCTTCCTAGGTCCGGTGGCAAAATCAGCCCAGGTGCCGCTACATGTGTGGTTGCCTGATGCCATGGAAGGTCCCACCCCAATTTCTGCTCTGATTCACGCAGCAACGATGGTAGCGGCAGGTGTTTTCCTGATTGCTCGAGTGTTTCCATTGTTTGAGGCGATTCCAGTAGCAATGAATGTCATTGCTTGGACGGGTACAGCAACAGCGTTTATTGGAGCAACCACTGCGATTACTCAAAATGACATCAAAAAGGGTTTAGCTTATTCCACCATGTCCCAGTTGGGCTACATGGTTATGGCAATGGGGGTGGGTGCTTACACTGCGGGGCTTTTCCACCTGATGACCCATGCCTATTTCAAGGCAATGCTGTTTTTGGGTTCCGGCTCAGTGATTCATGGTATGGAAGGCGTTGTTGGGCACGATCCGGCCTATGCTCAGGATATGCGCATGATGGGTGGGCTACGGAAGTTTATGCCAATAACTGCATTTACCTTTCTCGTGGGAACCCTGGCAATTTGTGGAATTCCTCCCTTCGCTGGTTTCTGGTCAAAGGATGAAATTTTGGGTTCGACTTATGCAGTGAATCCAGCCATGTGGCTAATTGGTTGGCTGACAGCAGGTATTACTGCTTTCTATATGTTCCGCATGTATTTCTCGACCTTTGAAGGGGAGTTTCGGGCTAAACAGCCAGATGTGCGAAACAAAATTAAGGTTGAACAACTTCAAGCACAGGGACTTTCGATGGGTCCTGGTGCTATGAATTCACAGGAGCTGACGATCGATGCTCACCACGGGCAGGGGGCAGCAGAACATGGAGAGCACGATCACCATCACAGTGAGTTTCCCCATGAGTCGCCGCTGACGATGACGTTGCCATTGTTAATTTTGGCAGTACCCTCAACGCTGATTGGTCTGGTAGGCACACCCTTTGCCAACTACTTTGAGGCCTTTATTCATCCTCCTGGGGAAGTGATGGAACTGGCAGCCGAAGCAGAATCCTTTAATCTGCCAGAGTTTTTAATTATGGGGGGAAGTTCAGTTGGAATTGCGCTGATCGGGATTACGCTGGCGGTTCTGATGTATCTTCGGCATAAAATTGACCCGGCTGCGATCGCCGCTAAAATTCCTGTCCTCTACCAACTCTCGAAAAACAAATGGTACTTTGATGACATCTACTACAACGTGTTTGTCCTGGGTAGCCGTCGTCTGGCACGGCAAGTTCTGGAAGTAGACTACAAAGTTGTGGATGGGGTCGTTAACCTGACGGGTCTGGTCACGCTGTTGACGGGAGAGTTCCTCAAATACTTCGAAAATGGGCGTGCTCAGTTTTATGCCCTCATCGTGTTTGCTGCTGTCCTTGGTTTGGTTATTTTCTCTGGCATTACTTAA
- a CDS encoding thioredoxin family protein — protein sequence MIEPLLARLQSEWGKRFKLVGINADENLKLSSHYRITTLPTILLFEGGKVIHRLEGLYRRDELCQELQKVLVNSSQASASVDVGQQVGTTR from the coding sequence ATGATTGAACCTTTACTTGCCCGACTCCAAAGTGAGTGGGGCAAGCGGTTTAAGCTGGTGGGGATCAATGCGGATGAGAACCTCAAACTATCCAGTCACTACCGAATTACAACACTGCCTACCATCCTTTTGTTTGAAGGAGGAAAAGTCATCCACCGTTTGGAGGGTTTATACAGACGAGATGAACTTTGCCAGGAGCTTCAGAAAGTTTTGGTGAATTCATCTCAGGCTTCCGCTTCTGTTGATGTGGGTCAACAGGTAGGAACAACAAGATAG
- a CDS encoding NnrU family protein, translating to MPNWLTLSHFVMLGLLASFAIAHSGLAALRHWGEKQIGARLYRVLFALISLPLATVLIIYFFNHRYDGLQLWQMQAVPGVKPAVWLLSAISFLFLYPATFNLLEIAAIQKPQVHLYEAGIIRITRHPQMVGQVIWCIAHTLWLGTSFMVLTSVGLVLHHLFGVWHGDRRLLARYGESFQAVKAPTSIFPFWAIIQKRQTLNLREFLRPAYLGVLGFVLLIWWAHPLLIGASGSIPW from the coding sequence ATGCCGAACTGGTTGACACTCAGCCATTTTGTAATGCTTGGATTGCTTGCGTCCTTTGCGATCGCTCACAGTGGTTTGGCAGCACTGCGTCACTGGGGCGAGAAGCAAATTGGTGCTCGCCTTTATCGGGTTTTGTTTGCGTTGATCAGTCTGCCCCTGGCAACGGTGCTAATTATTTACTTCTTTAACCACCGATATGACGGGCTGCAACTCTGGCAGATGCAGGCAGTTCCAGGGGTCAAACCAGCCGTTTGGCTGTTATCTGCCATTTCATTTTTATTTCTCTACCCAGCAACCTTTAATTTGTTAGAGATTGCCGCCATTCAGAAACCCCAGGTCCATCTTTACGAAGCGGGGATCATCCGCATTACCCGCCATCCCCAAATGGTTGGGCAGGTTATCTGGTGCATTGCCCATACGCTGTGGTTAGGCACATCCTTTATGGTGCTAACCTCTGTCGGGTTAGTCCTGCACCATCTATTTGGTGTATGGCATGGCGATCGTCGCTTGCTCGCTCGTTATGGTGAGTCATTTCAAGCAGTCAAAGCACCAACTTCCATTTTCCCTTTTTGGGCAATTATCCAAAAGCGTCAGACGCTTAATCTGAGGGAGTTCCTCCGACCTGCCTATCTGGGTGTTTTAGGATTTGTTTTACTGATTTGGTGGGCACACCCACTTTTGATAGGTGCAAGTGGAAGCATACCCTGGTAG
- a CDS encoding serine/threonine-protein kinase, which translates to MSNLLVKELKRSKYRLLGLVGQGQFGRVYCASHRRTGRLFALKELDKERFPTHKFLRELRFLLSLQHPNIVTCYALEHTRTGRYLVMDYCEGGTLRSLIDEDIRLHPAQSLKLIADILAGLAHAHDRGIIHCDIKPENILLSLHPEGWTARISDFGIARLSQEITKDGTGNTGSPAYMAPERFYGQHSYSSDLYAVGILLFELLVGYRPFSGPPAELMAAHLNQPVKLPNAIPVVLQTIILTALQKLPARRFRSALEMLTAIESVLQMELNFGADWANSQLIQPTSNVTVYPFKVVHETILQAEVRQLVGMTEQNNIPRSRDSASSWIDVQGNRSHLSSNPKGDLVYQVFKSRIGCQSYPEGILNRKSEFGQVGEASLTTVRLPETIQELVVRPQGCFAIAQRAVYLISNDLFSPGVAQHGQKRLQHGIDSGAVPQHNVPRLIATLGGEFFAAIAPGGQWMATAVLEPGCLTRCLRIWHGSDGQPISVSHPLAHVFQLLALDSRHFATFSHTVDLQSNACITGALVEVFTRRGKSVGTLNLPVPLRGAIAASIPHRLVAMEPGHQNSVLLVDLKPLRISRVGLEIAPVLLTAATWGYVLISEAGQILLLDKYGQGIGRMEGPPNPTAIAILDPHVLLVTTWKHGTGNFYTIDLRQLEIVF; encoded by the coding sequence GTGTCAAACCTCCTTGTAAAAGAGCTGAAACGCTCCAAGTATCGGCTCCTTGGGCTGGTTGGACAAGGACAATTTGGTCGAGTCTATTGCGCCAGTCATCGTAGAACGGGTCGTCTGTTTGCTCTCAAAGAACTGGACAAAGAGCGGTTTCCGACCCACAAATTTCTGCGTGAGCTGCGGTTTCTGCTGAGTTTACAGCATCCTAATATCGTGACCTGCTACGCCTTGGAGCATACCCGCACAGGGCGCTATCTCGTTATGGATTACTGCGAAGGGGGAACTCTGCGTAGTCTCATCGATGAAGATATTCGGCTACACCCCGCCCAATCCTTGAAACTGATTGCGGATATCCTGGCTGGACTTGCCCATGCCCACGATCGGGGCATCATTCACTGCGATATTAAACCTGAAAATATTCTGCTTAGCCTCCACCCGGAAGGATGGACGGCGCGAATCTCCGATTTTGGCATTGCCCGTCTCAGCCAAGAAATTACTAAGGACGGAACGGGGAATACGGGTTCTCCTGCTTATATGGCCCCTGAAAGGTTCTATGGGCAGCACTCCTATTCCTCTGATCTTTATGCAGTTGGGATTTTACTATTTGAATTGCTCGTCGGTTACCGACCGTTTTCTGGACCTCCAGCAGAGCTTATGGCGGCCCACTTAAACCAGCCTGTTAAGCTTCCCAATGCCATCCCTGTTGTTTTACAAACGATTATTCTGACGGCGCTGCAAAAACTTCCTGCTCGACGGTTTCGCTCCGCTCTGGAAATGCTAACCGCGATTGAGTCGGTTTTACAGATGGAATTAAACTTTGGGGCAGATTGGGCAAATTCTCAATTAATTCAGCCGACTTCAAATGTAACTGTCTACCCGTTCAAAGTTGTGCATGAGACAATTTTGCAGGCTGAAGTTCGGCAGCTGGTGGGTATGACGGAACAAAACAACATTCCCCGCAGCAGGGATTCAGCAAGTTCCTGGATAGATGTTCAGGGTAACCGAAGTCATCTCAGTTCAAACCCAAAAGGTGATTTGGTTTACCAGGTTTTTAAGAGTCGAATCGGATGTCAGAGTTATCCAGAAGGTATTTTGAACCGGAAATCTGAGTTTGGGCAGGTGGGAGAAGCCTCTCTAACGACTGTGCGGTTGCCTGAAACGATTCAAGAATTAGTGGTGCGCCCTCAAGGTTGCTTTGCGATCGCCCAAAGGGCTGTCTATTTGATTTCCAATGATTTGTTTAGCCCTGGCGTTGCACAACACGGACAGAAGCGCTTACAACATGGAATCGATAGTGGAGCTGTGCCGCAGCATAATGTTCCTCGGTTAATTGCAACTCTGGGAGGAGAGTTTTTTGCTGCCATCGCACCGGGGGGGCAATGGATGGCGACAGCAGTTCTTGAACCAGGTTGTCTAACTCGATGTCTCCGGATCTGGCATGGGTCAGATGGGCAGCCAATTTCTGTCTCTCACCCGCTCGCCCATGTGTTTCAACTGTTAGCACTAGACTCCCGACATTTCGCCACCTTTTCCCATACGGTCGATTTACAAAGCAATGCCTGCATTACTGGAGCGTTGGTTGAGGTGTTTACCCGACGAGGAAAATCAGTTGGCACCCTCAACCTGCCCGTTCCACTACGAGGTGCCATCGCAGCTTCGATTCCCCATCGGCTGGTCGCAATGGAACCAGGACATCAAAATTCAGTGTTGTTGGTTGACCTTAAACCCCTCCGAATCTCCCGTGTTGGTTTAGAAATTGCCCCTGTGTTATTGACAGCAGCTACCTGGGGCTATGTTCTGATATCTGAAGCGGGTCAAATCTTACTGCTGGATAAATATGGACAGGGGATTGGACGCATGGAGGGACCCCCAAACCCAACGGCGATCGCGATTCTTGATCCCCATGTGCTGTTGGTCACAACCTGGAAGCACGGTACAGGAAACTTTTACACAATTGACCTGCGGCAATTGGAAATAGTGTTTTGA
- a CDS encoding V4R domain-containing protein, protein MISVADLLVNNRVPGNYYATDAYIRSDLEMGLLENRRGDRLLALPETLIQAIYSGLQKETGQASRMVLFNCGRWWGKNFYTRFREEITEYYGTSLAEMSIAELLQCLQSCWVAYGWGKIELDQSYQQRGFLVIKILNSPFVRQAPKDDRPACFLETGVLSSFFSQLTGKDLHCVQTTCESMGADCNRFILGLARRLNPAEAMVDKKQNHDAIMQQLCA, encoded by the coding sequence ATGATTTCCGTCGCTGATCTACTTGTAAATAATCGGGTTCCCGGTAACTATTACGCTACTGATGCCTACATCCGAAGTGATCTGGAAATGGGCTTGTTGGAAAATCGTCGTGGCGATCGCCTGCTGGCATTGCCAGAAACCTTGATTCAGGCAATTTACTCCGGTCTGCAAAAAGAAACTGGTCAGGCATCTCGAATGGTGCTATTCAATTGTGGGCGTTGGTGGGGCAAAAACTTCTACACCCGCTTTCGGGAGGAAATCACCGAATACTACGGAACTTCCCTGGCAGAGATGTCAATTGCAGAGTTACTGCAATGTTTGCAATCCTGTTGGGTTGCCTATGGTTGGGGCAAGATTGAGCTGGATCAGTCCTACCAGCAGCGTGGGTTTCTCGTTATCAAAATTCTGAATTCTCCTTTTGTGCGTCAAGCCCCTAAGGACGATCGCCCCGCATGTTTTCTGGAAACTGGAGTTTTAAGCTCCTTCTTCAGTCAGCTGACGGGTAAGGACTTGCATTGCGTGCAGACCACCTGTGAATCAATGGGTGCAGACTGCAATCGCTTTATCCTGGGACTTGCCAGACGGCTCAATCCTGCTGAAGCAATGGTGGACAAGAAGCAGAACCACGATGCAATCATGCAACAACTCTGCGCCTAA
- a CDS encoding globin family protein yields the protein MHPQIEAILDKAENHYLSPEELGIINQYVESLPARLEAYRSLRDRELEIMQQVANQLQATMPQEKIENLERSLKNGLLLLRYCAMGMLLNDESFVQERLLGWLSATLGFYNIQTIDTTLYRLLNQQLAQTISPIHVSLLNPMLTKAQNTLQQSTAVPTLVG from the coding sequence ATGCATCCTCAAATTGAAGCAATCCTTGATAAAGCCGAGAATCATTACCTTAGCCCTGAAGAACTGGGTATCATCAACCAATATGTAGAATCGCTGCCTGCTCGTTTAGAAGCCTACCGATCTCTGCGAGATCGGGAACTGGAGATTATGCAGCAGGTGGCGAATCAATTGCAAGCAACCATGCCCCAGGAAAAGATCGAAAATCTAGAGCGGAGTCTCAAAAATGGGCTGCTACTCCTACGCTACTGTGCGATGGGCATGCTGCTAAACGATGAATCCTTTGTGCAGGAAAGGTTGCTCGGTTGGCTAAGTGCCACCTTAGGGTTCTATAACATTCAAACGATCGACACCACCCTTTATCGTTTGTTGAATCAGCAGTTGGCCCAAACGATATCTCCAATTCATGTCAGTTTGCTAAATCCCATGCTGACAAAGGCACAAAATACCTTGCAGCAATCCACTGCTGTTCCTACTCTGGTGGGGTGA